GTGGTATGAAGTTTCTCCACTCGTAATTCAGGAAGCACAGATTGCAGGAGTACCGGTAATAACAACAGATTACGGTGGAATGGCAGAGCTTGTTGATGATCGGATAAACGGATTTAAATTTCCTGTAAATGACTGGAATTCCCTGAAGAGTCTGATTATTGAAATCAAAAATAATCCTTTGATGTTAAATACACTAAAATATGCCGGAAAAAGTGTAATTGACATAAAAGAGCATGCAGACAAAGTGAGCAGGATATATGAAACGGTGATCGCAAATGCAGACAAATAATAAATGTTCTCCCTGGAGAATTACCTTTGAGACAAATCCCGGAATATGCAACCTAAACTGCATAATGTGTGAACAGCACAGCCCATATAACAAAATAAAAGAGAAAAAGGGGACACTTCCAATAGAGTGCATAACAGATATCATCAGAAAAGCTTCTAAACACGGACTGAAAGAGATAATCCCCAGTACTATGGGAGAACCGCTGTTATATTCCGATTTTTTAAAGATCATTGAATGCATTAAAGGTCTTCCGGTAAAAATTAATCTTACAACAAACGGAACATTTCCAGTTTATGGTGCAGACAGATGGGGAGAACTCATTCTTCCATATTCCACCGACACTAAAATTTCAGTTAATGGTGCTTCTGCAAAAACTGCCGAGTCAATAATGAAAGGGCTGAATTTCAGACAGCAACAAAAAAACATCAGTCAATACATTCACCAGAGAGATATAGTCAGAAATTCCGGAATAAACGCTCCGTCAGTTACCATCCAGACAACCTATATGGCTGCAAATCTGACTGAAATTCCCGACATTCTTAAATCTGCTATTGAGATGGATGCTGACCGTTTCAAAGGTCACCATATGTGGATTACACATGAAAACCTGAAAGATCAGTCCTTAAGAAATGATCCCAAACTGATCAGCAGATGGAATGAAACTGTTGATCTGCTGCACAACATAGCAGAAAATTTACCCCGTCCTTCAGGTGATCGCATCAGACTTGAGAATGTTTTCAGGCTTAATGATGAAGGAAAACCGTTACAGGACGAAAATAACGGATTTATGTGCCCTTTTGTGGGCAATGAGGCATGGATTCAGAGTGACGGATCATTTAGTCCCTGCTGTGCACCAAAATCAATCAGAGATAACTTTGGTCATTTCGGGAATGTTTTTGAAAGTGATTTTATTGAGATCTGGAACAGCAAAAAGTATCAGGAATTCAGAAATTATGCCGGCAATTCCGGTTATTGCAATGATTGCAATATGAAAATTCCATTAATATCTGGGGAAAAACAGAAATGAACATTTTAAAAGGAAAAGATGAAAAAATAATCAATAATATATCAGTATCATTTGATGAAAAATATCACATTTTAAATGAAAGCCCATTATATTCCAAGAAATTTGATCATGTGATGAGTTTTCACAAACCCGGACTGGCCGCGGTAAAAGACAGTTCTGGCAGCTATCACATAGATATAAAAGGAAATGCAGCCTATAAAAGAGTTTTTTTAAGCACATTCGGATTTTACAATGAGATTGCTGCTGTAAGTGATGAAAGTGGTTTTTTCCATATAAGACCTGATGGATCTGATCTCCATAACTCCCGTTATGCATGGAGTGGTAATTTCCAGGAAGATAGATGTGTAGTCCGGGATTTTTCAGGAGATTATTTTCATATAGATAACAAAGGCAATAAACCATACTCTGAGAAATATGCCTATGTTGGTGATTACAAATATGGTATTGCATGCGTATATGATTATAATGGACTTGCCACACATATCGATCTGAATGGCCATCTCATTCATGGAAAAATGTTTGAAGAATGCTCCCCTTTCCATAAAGGTCATTCTGTTGTAAAAGAGAAATTCGGTTATTTTCATATTGACAAATATGGAAATGAACTATATAGTGAGAGATTTTTATGGATTGAATCATATTATAACGGAGTTGCACTTTGTAGAACAAAAGACGGCAGATTATGTAGATTAAGTGATAAAGGTGAATTAACAGCAATTTATGAGGGAAAATAATGTCGGAAAATAAGATTATTAAATCCATTGAAAATAATCTGACAGATTTCTCAGATGTTTCTTCAGTAGCAATGATAATAAGGCATGCTGAAAGAGGCATAATCCCGGAAAATGAAAGCGGTTTTCATGTGAACCTTACTGATAAAGGTGAAAATGATTCCATTAAATTCGGAGAAGAGGTTAACAAAATCCTTAGAAAATCAGGATTTGATCTGGATATATATACCAGTCCGGTACCAAGATGTCTGAATACTGCTGAAAATATTATTAAAGGTACAGATAGAGAAATATTATATAAAATATCTTCTTATCTTGGGGATCCCGGAGTTTACATATCCGATGACACTATTGCAGGTGAAGCCTTCCTGAACAGAAATGCTTCTGATGTTATAGATGAATATCTAAAAAAAGGAGAAATGAAGGGATTTCATAAACCTGAAGAAGCAGGCAACAGATTATTATCCTTAATTAGCAAATCACTGAATAACCAGAATAATTTTACAGTCCATATATCACATGATGCTATAATAGCACCATTTGTGCATCATCTGGTGGGTAATAACTCCGGAATTATAATCTGGCCGGATTTTCTTGAAGGAATGATATTCATAAGAAAGAATAATGAAATTACCTGCTGCTTTGATAACAGAATATTCAAAATTTCAGAGGTTTAGCTATGCTTACTGTAGGAATTTACGGCATACCTGACACATCCGGATTTTCCGGATCTCCGGCATACAGCCACGATCATTCCCTTACTCTTATGAGGGAGGGCAGAGTACTGTCATATATTCAGCTTGAAAGATATACTCAAAAAAAGCATGATAACCGGCTTTGTGACTATATTGAAGAAATACTCAGTGATCTTCTCTCCCTTCATTTAAGAGCAGATGAACCCTTAAGATTTGTTATGGCAAATTCCTTTTTAGGGGATTCGTTCATATCTTCCGGCGGAAATCTGCGTATTGAACCTAAAAAAATATTAAAAATAGAAGAGATCATTGCTCCTGCAAGGTGCAGTTTTTTCCCGGACGGACTTGAGAAAAAAGAATGTGAAGCATATATAATCTGCCATGAATTTGCACACATTGCTTCAGTCCTTCCTTTTTACAGAGATTTCCCAAACAACTCCCTTTTAGTTCATCTGGATGGCGGAGCTTCAGTCTCAAACTGTTCTGTCTGGCATTATGATAAAGGCAAAATCAGGCTCCTTGACCATTCATGGGACAAACTTAAAAAATATGTCAACAATTTTAATGCGAATCCACTTGTAAGATTTATTCTGAACCATGAACCCTCAGATCATCTGGCAATTCCTGGAAAACTGATGGGCTATAGTTCATATGGAAATGACAATGAGTACGTCAGGAAATGGCTTATTGAAAATAATTTCTTTCTGGATTTTACTGGTGAAAAAGAAGAACTCTTAGCTACAATAAATAATAAATTCAAAACAAAATTTAAGACTTATGACTTGGATAAACAATTTTTTAAAGATGTTGCCTTTGCGATTCAAAGAGAATTTGAAGAGAAAGTGATAGATTATCTCTCTGTCTGGCAGGAGAAATGTTCTGCTGAAAATCTTGTATATTCAGGTGGAAGTGCTCTGAACATAATTTTGAACTCTAAAATTCAGCGATCAGGCAGATTCAAAAAGATCTGCATTCCACCTGCTGTGAGTGACTGCGGCCTTTCGCTTGGGGCAGCCAGTTATCTGGAATGGAGAGAACATGGAAGTATTAAAAAACATAGTCCTTTCCTGAATAATTATCCTGACAATTCAAAAGATAATAAACCGTTTTTAAATCCACAGGAGATCGGCGATCTTATTTATCAGAATAAAGTAATTGGACTTTTCATTGGAAATAGTGAAACCGGCCCAAGAGCACTCGGTCACAGGAGTATTATTGGAAGACCGGATAATTATGAGCTTAGAATTAAAATCAGTGAATCAATAAAAGGACGGGAATGGTACCGCCCTGTTGCTCCGGTAATGACTGAAAAAATTGCTAAAAAGGTACTTGTTGAAGATATCAAAGAGGATAATCTATGTAGGTTTATGCTTGGAGCCTATAATGTAAAAGAAGGTTACCAGGATAAATTGTCAGGTGTAATTCATGCGGACAATACAGTTCGTGCCCAGATAATATACAAAAATGATTCTGATACAGAATTATTATACAGAATTCTTGAATATCTGGAACAGAAATATGAAATATTTGCCCTGATCAACACGTCATTTAATATCAGGGGCAGACCTATTATTCAGAGACCTGAAGATGCTCCCTCACTTGCAGAAAAAATGGGGCTTGATGGAATCATAATTAATGGAAATACATATATATTACACAACACATACTTAAAATCTGAATTTAAACCTCAAAAATAAGATTGTGCTGACAGCAGAAGAATTACAACAAATTCCAACCCAAATATTAGACTATTTTACTGTTGTCAGATTAGTTTTTCTGCTTTACCATTCGTCACTTCAGGACATGGGGCAACTGCTTCATGAATATTATCAATTTTAGCAGTTTATCCGGCCACGATTTCATGCAGACATCGTACAGCAAAATGAGAGTATATTAAAAAGAACAGTGATGTCAGAAAAAAAGAATTTGGGTTTTGTATTTATTTATGCAACGTGGATGTATTTTGCAACGAGTTCTGCTATAGCTTCATCGTTACCGTAGAGTTTCTCAGAAAGTCCCTTGTCTTTGTATGCCTTGAGCATCTCGATTCTTGCGTCAATCATGTTTGCCGGGAAGATATCGTTCTCCTCGAATACTGCACGCTTCTCAGCAAGAACATCTGCTGATTCTTCGCATGAAACAGGGAGCTGCTTGAGCTGTGCAAGGCGTTCCGCATTTTCAGGTGCAAAGATGTTTACATTAACGTAGAGATCATCTGCCCTCTCGACACCGTCTTTCATGTTAAGTCCGTGGAGTGAACCTACGATAAGACTTGCAACAAGGAGATATGGGTCTGCTGATCCGTCACCGACACGGTATTCAAAGGTCTGCTTTGATGGTCTGTCAAGTGAAATTGTAACATCGCCCGGATTTGCGTCCAGTGTCATGCTCTTGTCTACATTCCATCCAAGTGGTACACGGATAACAACTGAGCGGTTGCGGTCTCCCCAGCAGATATTTGTTGGTGCTTCCTGGTGTGGAACGAGGCGGAGGTATGATGTTGGAACTGTGTTTCCAAATGCAGTAATTGCATCACCAATGTCAAGGACACCTGCAATCATCTTCTTTGCTGTTGTGCTCAGAACACCATTCTCAACGAGGAGGTTTTTGCCGTCCTTCTCTGCGAGCATGTGAATGTGAAGACCTGAACCTGCCTTTCCGACTGTGATCTTTGGTGCAAAGCTGATCTCAACGCCGTATCTGTATCCGAGCATCCTGACCATCCACTTTGCGATGATGAGTGATTCGACTGCCTGCTCTGCCGGCATTGGAAGGAACTCAATCTCGTGCTGCTCATTGTATACTTCGCCCTGAGTAAAGCATCCTACTTCAGAGTGGCCGTACTTGATCTTTCCGCCTGCCTGTGCAATGAGCTTCATTGCTTCGACACGGAGTTCTTCGTATTTTACAAACGGCTCAACGGAGTGATATCCCTTCTGGTCAACAGGTGGGAAGACATCTTCTTTGTCACCGATTACGTAGTACTCAAGTTCTGCAAGGCACTTGAAGGTTGCACCGGTCTGCTTTGTAAATTCAGCGTCTGCCTTCTTAAGGATTGTCTCTGCTGAGGATTCAAGTGGCTTTCCTTCATTGTCATAGTATGAACAGAGTATCTCAAGTGTAGGGATTTCTGTGAATGGATTTACGAAAGCTGTCCTGTAGCGTGGAATTACGTACAGGTCACTGCTCTCTGCTCCGACAAATGAGAAGAGACTGCTTCCGTCAACCCTCTCTCCGTCTGTGAGGATTGTATCAAGGTATTCCTTTGATGAGATAACAAAGTTCAGCATCTTAAGTTTGCCGTCTCCACCCTCATAGCGGAAGTTAACCATCTCAATACCTTTTGCCTCACAGAAGGCAACAATATCGTCTTTTGTAAATTCTGAAGGGGATTTCTTCAGAAACTGAACGAGTTCGTTCGGGTTCATTGCAACTTCATTGATTGTCATGTTCCAATAAAGGTTAGTTATAATCTATATAAGAATAGTCGTAATTGAATCAACGATATTTAGAACAATATAGGAAGCTATATTAACAATAGAAAGAAGAGCGCATCCACCAGAAGATCTGAATAGCATTCAGCCCCATAAAAGAGAGATTATGTCAAAAAAGAGCAAAATATAAGATATTTTTAAACTTATACAAATCCGGCCAAACCGCACAGGCAGATATATAGTATATATTAATTCCCCCAATTATCCCGGAAATTCCGGTTTTATTAAATGAAAAATCAAAACTGAAAATCAGCATATTTTAATCCCGGGAAAATAAAAAATATGAATGAACTCACATGGATATTAAATCAGAAGATTCAGCAGAAGTTACATCCGGCTTTGAAATTGATAACCCTGCAGACATCACCATTCGCCCGATAGGAATAGTAAAAAACAATTGTCTAAAACCCCCTCTTGTAGCCGGTAAAGACGGACTTAAATTAAACGGCGAATATGAAGAGACAATAGAGAAGTTTCACTCTGTCAGAGAGGATATATCTGAAATTATACTCAAAGAAGAGTATGCCGGACTTTTAGAAGATATAGAGGATTATTCACATATTGTAATTTTATACTGGGGACATGAGATAACTGAAGAAGGACGCAGCCTTAAAAAGGTACACCCGATGGGCGTTGAGACAAACCCGCTCACAGGACTGTTCTGCACGTGCAGCCCGGCCCGCCCAAATCCTGTCCTGACAAAGGTAGTCCGCCTCCTGGAAGTAAAGGGGAATGTCCTGAAGGTATCCGGACTGGACGCCATTGACAAAAGCCCTGTAATTGACATAAAACCATATGTCATTGAATTCTACCCAAGGGACGATGTCAGAATTCCGGACTGGATGAAAGTTATCGTTGAAAACTACGAAGAGTAATAACCATTCCGTCAGGAATGTGGAAATGTTATTGTCCGGAAGAATAATATGGCATCTCCGGATTCTTTTTTTTTAAACATAACGCCCTGAAAAGTCATTCATGAGTAACAGCCCACAGATAGAGGATGGAATACAGAATTCTTCACAGGGGAAAAGAGGAATTAATCAGCCGGTCAATCAGCCAGTCTGTGGAAATGACAATTTAAAAATCTATATCCTGAATCAGATAAAACAAATAAGCATCCTGATGATAAACCGGAAATTTTTACCCGTATTATGCGTCCTTTCAGCAGGAGCACTCTTCGCAGCCGGAACTCCGCTTGCAAAACTGCTCCTGAATGATATGCAGCCATTAACCCTTGCATCCGTCCTCTATCTCGGCAGTGCTGCCGGTCTTTTGATTTTTTATCTGTTTTCAAGGTTTTTAGCCGGAAAAAGAGGCAAAAATAAGAGGCATACAAGAGAGGCACCGCTTACAAAGGAAGACCTCCCCTGGCTTGCAGGTTCGGTCTTTTTTGGATCAATCCTCTCAACAGTCCTTTTAATGATAAGTCTGCCTCATGTCCCGGCAGTGACCGCTTCAATGCTTCTTAGTTTTGAGGCAGTAGCCGGGACAGCAATCGCAGCGACTATATTTCATGAACCTGTCGGAAAAAGAGTATGGGCGGCCCTTGGACTTATAACACTTGCATGCCTTCTGCTTACGTACACCCCCGGAGCAGAAACCGGCCTATCACTTGGTGCACTGGGGGTTATCCTGACCTGCACATGCTGGGGTATTGACTGCAATCTGGGGCGTAAAATATCATCAAAGGACCCCGTCTCAATAGTCCTTGCAAAAGGTCTTGGGGCAGGAATAGTCCTCTTCATCCTTGCAGAGATAACAGGCTCAGACTTCCCTCCGCTGCCGGAGATGATTCCGGCAATGATTGTTGGTTTCTTCTCATTTGGCGGGCTTATGGTCACCCTTTACTTCTACGGACTTCGGGGTCTCGGATCTGCCAGGGCCGGATCAATATTCGGAATGAACCCGGCATTCGGAGTAATATTTTCATTTATCATCTTTCAGGATATTCCCGGAGCCATGTTCTTTCTTGTACTGCCGCTTGTTGCACTCGGACTTTATCTTCTTGCAACCGAGAACCATTCCCACATACATACCCATCCGGCTGAGAGCCATGAGCACCGGCATTCCCATGACGACCTTCACCATGACCATGAGCACAGTCCTGGCAGTCCTCCGGTGGACAAAAACGGCCATCACTCACATATCCACACCCATGAGGAATTCTCACATGAACACCCGCACAGACCTGATATTCACCACCGGCACAGGCATGAGTGAAACAGGCAGTTGACGTTATTAAATTACTTACGGGCAAATCAAAATTACCGATAGCATAATAATGGTTGCAAATAAACAGAGAAATGAATAATTCAAATGATTATTTCAGGCAAATGAGCCAGATTATAAAAAGGAGGATTAAACCTGAATTCCTATCAATCAAAACAATCTGATTCCGGCCCTATAAATAGCCAGACATTCAATCCCGGATTCATCAATGAGATAACAGACACCGGATTATATCCGGAGTTAAGAAGCGCCCTCCTTAAAATTATAGACGAATTAAATATTAAGTCCGGAGATAAGGTAACTAAAACTGTTATAGCAGCTGAATCATCAAAAAGCTGTAAAGATTTCAGGTTATTAGCTGAAAAATCATTTGATGAACTAAATAAGCGCTTAGAAGTCAGATTCCCCGGAAAAGACGGACTCATAGAATATCTGAATGAAAATAAGGAATTATACCTCCCTCTGGTATTTGCAGCAGTAGCCTCCGTGAAGGAATTTGGTAAAAATTCACAGGTTTCAGTAGAACTTTACAGAGACCCTGAGATATACGACAGATACATCGCCATTTATGTCAGGCAATATTCATATGATGATGATATTATGGACAGGATTGACAGGATATGCAATGAATATGAAAAATACATTGCTGATACCGGAGGCTGGATGATAATTACAACAGATTTTAAACCTCCGGCTG
The sequence above is a segment of the Methanoplanus limicola DSM 2279 genome. Coding sequences within it:
- a CDS encoding glutamine synthetase family protein, whose protein sequence is MTINEVAMNPNELVQFLKKSPSEFTKDDIVAFCEAKGIEMVNFRYEGGDGKLKMLNFVISSKEYLDTILTDGERVDGSSLFSFVGAESSDLYVIPRYRTAFVNPFTEIPTLEILCSYYDNEGKPLESSAETILKKADAEFTKQTGATFKCLAELEYYVIGDKEDVFPPVDQKGYHSVEPFVKYEELRVEAMKLIAQAGGKIKYGHSEVGCFTQGEVYNEQHEIEFLPMPAEQAVESLIIAKWMVRMLGYRYGVEISFAPKITVGKAGSGLHIHMLAEKDGKNLLVENGVLSTTAKKMIAGVLDIGDAITAFGNTVPTSYLRLVPHQEAPTNICWGDRNRSVVIRVPLGWNVDKSMTLDANPGDVTISLDRPSKQTFEYRVGDGSADPYLLVASLIVGSLHGLNMKDGVERADDLYVNVNIFAPENAERLAQLKQLPVSCEESADVLAEKRAVFEENDIFPANMIDARIEMLKAYKDKGLSEKLYGNDEAIAELVAKYIHVA
- the tsaA gene encoding tRNA (N6-threonylcarbamoyladenosine(37)-N6)-methyltransferase TrmO; the encoded protein is MDIKSEDSAEVTSGFEIDNPADITIRPIGIVKNNCLKPPLVAGKDGLKLNGEYEETIEKFHSVREDISEIILKEEYAGLLEDIEDYSHIVILYWGHEITEEGRSLKKVHPMGVETNPLTGLFCTCSPARPNPVLTKVVRLLEVKGNVLKVSGLDAIDKSPVIDIKPYVIEFYPRDDVRIPDWMKVIVENYEE
- a CDS encoding DMT family transporter gives rise to the protein MSNSPQIEDGIQNSSQGKRGINQPVNQPVCGNDNLKIYILNQIKQISILMINRKFLPVLCVLSAGALFAAGTPLAKLLLNDMQPLTLASVLYLGSAAGLLIFYLFSRFLAGKRGKNKRHTREAPLTKEDLPWLAGSVFFGSILSTVLLMISLPHVPAVTASMLLSFEAVAGTAIAATIFHEPVGKRVWAALGLITLACLLLTYTPGAETGLSLGALGVILTCTCWGIDCNLGRKISSKDPVSIVLAKGLGAGIVLFILAEITGSDFPPLPEMIPAMIVGFFSFGGLMVTLYFYGLRGLGSARAGSIFGMNPAFGVIFSFIIFQDIPGAMFFLVLPLVALGLYLLATENHSHIHTHPAESHEHRHSHDDLHHDHEHSPGSPPVDKNGHHSHIHTHEEFSHEHPHRPDIHHRHRHE
- a CDS encoding carbamoyltransferase C-terminal domain-containing protein, coding for MLTVGIYGIPDTSGFSGSPAYSHDHSLTLMREGRVLSYIQLERYTQKKHDNRLCDYIEEILSDLLSLHLRADEPLRFVMANSFLGDSFISSGGNLRIEPKKILKIEEIIAPARCSFFPDGLEKKECEAYIICHEFAHIASVLPFYRDFPNNSLLVHLDGGASVSNCSVWHYDKGKIRLLDHSWDKLKKYVNNFNANPLVRFILNHEPSDHLAIPGKLMGYSSYGNDNEYVRKWLIENNFFLDFTGEKEELLATINNKFKTKFKTYDLDKQFFKDVAFAIQREFEEKVIDYLSVWQEKCSAENLVYSGGSALNIILNSKIQRSGRFKKICIPPAVSDCGLSLGAASYLEWREHGSIKKHSPFLNNYPDNSKDNKPFLNPQEIGDLIYQNKVIGLFIGNSETGPRALGHRSIIGRPDNYELRIKISESIKGREWYRPVAPVMTEKIAKKVLVEDIKEDNLCRFMLGAYNVKEGYQDKLSGVIHADNTVRAQIIYKNDSDTELLYRILEYLEQKYEIFALINTSFNIRGRPIIQRPEDAPSLAEKMGLDGIIINGNTYILHNTYLKSEFKPQK
- a CDS encoding histidine phosphatase family protein, whose translation is MSENKIIKSIENNLTDFSDVSSVAMIIRHAERGIIPENESGFHVNLTDKGENDSIKFGEEVNKILRKSGFDLDIYTSPVPRCLNTAENIIKGTDREILYKISSYLGDPGVYISDDTIAGEAFLNRNASDVIDEYLKKGEMKGFHKPEEAGNRLLSLISKSLNNQNNFTVHISHDAIIAPFVHHLVGNNSGIIIWPDFLEGMIFIRKNNEITCCFDNRIFKISEV
- a CDS encoding radical SAM protein, with the translated sequence MQTNNKCSPWRITFETNPGICNLNCIMCEQHSPYNKIKEKKGTLPIECITDIIRKASKHGLKEIIPSTMGEPLLYSDFLKIIECIKGLPVKINLTTNGTFPVYGADRWGELILPYSTDTKISVNGASAKTAESIMKGLNFRQQQKNISQYIHQRDIVRNSGINAPSVTIQTTYMAANLTEIPDILKSAIEMDADRFKGHHMWITHENLKDQSLRNDPKLISRWNETVDLLHNIAENLPRPSGDRIRLENVFRLNDEGKPLQDENNGFMCPFVGNEAWIQSDGSFSPCCAPKSIRDNFGHFGNVFESDFIEIWNSKKYQEFRNYAGNSGYCNDCNMKIPLISGEKQK